The genomic stretch TACGAGAGGATCACCCTCATGACGACTCTTCCCGCCGCTCAGGCGCTGTCCGCCGCGTCCAGCCGCACCGAGTACGAGGCCGCGCTCCAGCTTCTGCGTGACGCCTCACGGACGTACTACGGCGACGGCGACAGCGTCCTGGACGACGTCTCGTACGACCAGCTTCGGCGGTCCGTACAAGCCTGGGAGCAGGAGCACCCGGCCGAGGTCTCCCCGGACTCGCCTACCGGCCTCGTCGCCGACGGGGCCGCGCCCGTCGGCGACGTCGCGCACACCACCCGCCTCCTGAGCCTGGACAACGTTTTTGACGCCGAGGGCCTGGTGGCATGGGGCGTGTCGGTCGAGCGCCGGCTGACCCGCGCGCCGAAGGGCGGGTTCACCGTCGAGCCGAAGATCGACGGCGCTGCCGTGGCGGCCCGGTACCGCAGCGGCCGTCTGGTGCAGATCATCACCCGCGGGGACGGCAGTCACGGCGAGGACATCAGCCACGTCATCGGCCAGATCGACGGCCTCCCCGAGCAGCTGACCGAGCCGGTCACCATCGAGGTCCGCGGCGAGGTCGCCTTTACGCAGGCGCAGTTCGAGACGGCGAACGAGGTCCGTGCCGCGCACAACGCGCAGGTCTTCGCCAACCCCCGCAACGGCACGGCTGGCACGCTCAGGGCGAAGGACCGGCCGTACCGTCTCCGGATGACGTTCTGGGCCTACGGCGCGGTCGAGCTGGACGCGGTCGCGTACCTGCCCGCCGGGGCCACGCATGCGGAAACCCTCGCGGCCGTGGCCGCAGTTGGCATCCAGACCACCGCGGACTCCGCGGCAGGGCTCCATGTCGTCGCGGATCTCGCCGCAGCACAGGAGCGGGTGGATGCGATCGCCGCCATGCGTGCGGAGCTGCCCGTCGGGATCGATGGCGTGGTGATCAAGATGAACGACGCGGCGGAGCAGGCGGCGGCCGGGTTCGGCTCGCGCTTCCCTCATTGGGCCATCGCGGTCAAGCTCGCGGCGGTCGAGCGGCAGACCGTGCTGGAAGACGTCGTGTGGCAGGTCGGCCGCACCGGGGTCCTCGCGCCGACCGCGATCCTCACCCCGGTCGAGATCGACGGCTCCACCGTCACCCGGGCCACGCTGCACAACCCCGCTGACATCCGCCGTCGGGACCTCCACATCGGAGACACCGTGACGGTCTACAAGGCCGGCGACATCATCCCCCGCGTGCAGGGGGCCGTGGTCCAGCTACGGCCGGCGGGGGCGCTGGAGGTACCGCTGCCCGAGGTCTGCCCCAACTGCGGCGGAAAGATCAACAAAGCGCAGGAGAGGTGGCGTTGCGCGCAGGGCAGCGCGTGCGCGCTTCCGGCGCTGATCCAGTACGCCGCTGGACGCGACATGCTCGACATCGACGGCCTCGGCCCGGCGTACGTGGCGGCCTTGGTGGCGTCCGGTGACGTCGCCGACGTCGCCGATCTGTTCACCCTGACCGCCGAGCAGCTCACGGCAGCATCCGGAAGCGCCAAGCTGGCCGCCAAGCTCGCCCAGCAGATCGAGGCCGCCAAGGCACTCCCCCTCAGCCGGGTCTTCTGCGCCTTGGGCGTCCTCGGCACCGGGCGCAGCATGTCCCGCCGCATCGCCCGGCACTTCGGCGAAATGAACGACATCCGTCAGGCCGACGCAGCCGCGATGCAGGACGTCGAGGGCATCGGTCCCGAGAAGGCCCCGGTCATCGTCGAGCAGGTCGCCGCGCTTGCACCGGTCATCGACAAGCTGATCGCCGCGGGTGTCAACATGAAGGAGCCCTCGCCGGGAGTGGGTGAAGGGCCGCTGACGGGCAAGGTGGTCGTGGTCACCGGCAAGATGACCGGGGTGCTGGCGGCCTTCACGAGGACCGAGATGAACTCCCTGATCGAGAAGGCCGGCGGGCGCGCGGGCAGCAGCGTCAACGCCAAGACGTCCATCCTGGTCGCGGCGCCGTCCGCCGGTGGCAAGCCGAGTTCGAAGGCGGTCAAGGCGGCCGAACTCGGCGTCGAGGTTCGCACGCCGGAGGACTTCGCCGAGATGGTCGCCGACTACCTGGCCTGACCGGAGGAGACCAGGTGGCGGGCGCGCAGGGTTGCGCGCCCGCCACCGGCCATGAAGGAGCGGCCCGTCTCCCTATCCACGACGTTGCGTATTCCATTTTCAGTATGTATTGTCATCTCATCGCCTGGTGCACAGCACCCGCGAATTTCCCCCAAGTCCCCTGTGTCCAGGTAGGGATGACATGAATTTCCATCTGTCCGACGTATCCGACTCCGAGTTGCTGGCGGGCGTCACTGCGGCAGCCAAGCGGGCCCCTGTCGGTGGAGCCGATCTCCTCATCCTCACTGAGCTCCAGCTGCGGCTCTACCGCGAGCTCCACGCTGCTGCGGACCATCTGCTCCGGGCGCCGGAGGGCCGCGAGACCTCCCCGGCGAAGTTCGGGCGGGTCCATGACGCCATCGACGGCATCCTCGGCGCGGATGAGGAGATGGCCGTCTTCCGCCAGATGTACGACCATCTGGCGAACGCGGCGCTGGGCGACCAGCGGGTGGCCGACGAGCTGCTGGCGCTGTCCAGTACTCAGCACGGCCCGGGCGGGGCGTTCCTCAAGCGCGTACTGCGATTCGCGGCGGCCGACGCGTACGCCAGCACGGTCCAAAGGCTCCTCGCCGACTTCGTCAGGTCCACGGAGCCGGAGACCGTACGGGCGGCCATGGCACAGCTCGCGGGTCTGGAGTGGGCCCTCGACCCGGACGACAAGCACCACCGGCCGGTCATGGACACCACGGACGGCGTCGTGAACGACGCCGATGGCGAAGTCCGCCGGTTCCGGGCACTGGGGCTTCGCCCCGAGACGGGCACGGTCCCGGGCGGGGCCCTCACCGGCTCGGACACTGCCGCTTGGGGCACCCCCGACGAGCACCGCATCCGCATCTGGCGCCGCCGGTACGTGGATGCCCACACCCAAAGCCTCGACTTCGCCCTGATGAAGGCGAAGGCGTACCGCCGGGACGCTGAACGACTGGCGCCCTACGGCCACCCGGACGGCCCGGAAGCGGCCGTTGCCTTGCAGCTGCGACAGGAAGCCGACCGAGCGCGCTCCGCCCGCCTCTTCCAGATCGGCGACTCCCTCGCCCAGATGGCACTACGCCGCGTGGTGCGGCGGGCGGACAAGGCCACGACCCCGTTCGATCCTGCCCACCTCCCCGCCTCGCGCGGGATGCTGTTCCTCGACACCCCCCTGGACCTTCCCAACGGCCGACGCATCGTCGGCTACGTATGGGGCCCGTGGTCGCCCCGGACGGAAGAGGGCTGGTTCCTTCTCCGGCCCGACCGGTACCTGGAGCCGGTGGAGCCCCCGCACGATGACGTCCCCTGGACATGGGTCACTCCGCTGACGTGTGACGAGTCGCTGCTGAAGCTGCCGTTCTCGCCGTACGACACCCTGATGGCGCGCCCCGGCGAGGCCCTGGAGCCGGAGGCCCGGCTGCGCGACCCGGACAACCCCGAGCGGTACCGCAGCGGCTCGGCGCGCCAAGGCTGCCAGGAGCTGATGACGCGCCACGTGCGCGCCCTGTGGGAGCTGCTGACCCAGCACAAGCGGACCACGGTGCGGGTCCTCTCCCACCAGGTCCACCAGCTCAAGCCCAGCAAGCGCGAGGCCGAACGGCGGCGGGGCATCCACGACTCCGGCCAGGTCGAGAACTGGTGGGTCGACCCGGACGCGGGCGAGCGTTTCCAGGAGCAGCGGCCCAGCCATCCCCGCGAGAGCGGGTCCGGCCACACGCTGACGGTCCGCTACTGGAGGGGCGAGCACGAGCGCCAGCAGTGCCCGAATCCCCACCGGCACGCCGCCCTGGAGACGGCCAAGGAAGGTAGCTGCCCGCACTACGAGATCACCATCCCCGAGCACCCCGTGGGGCCCGCCGACGCGCCGTGGTCCGACCGGCTGCGCCGCGCCCGGGTCCGCCCCTCGGCGAAGTCCCAGCGCACCGCAGACGCGTAGTCGTCCATCTTCTGGCCGGGCAGGCCCTGCCTGCCCGGCCAGAGCACCCCTTGGCCCATTCACAAAGCCGAACTCCCGATCATCTTCAACCGAGGAGAGCCATGTCCGAAGACCTCCGCCCCCGTACGCACCAGCACCGCCGCTGCCAGCCGCTGCACACCGTCTACGGCCTGGTCGCGCTGCTCGCCGGCTGCGGCATCCTGCTGGAGCAGCCCGTCATGTGGCTGTTCGTCGTGCCCCTCGCTGTCCTTGTCGTCGAAACGCGCCGGCTCGCCCGGAACCGGGCCTGCGCCGCCCTGCGCAGGCGGGACGAGCGCAAAGCCGCCCCGGCTCACGCCCGCTGGGCATGGGGCGCTGCCGCGGCCGCTCTGGACGCCGCCCTGGTGACCGGAGCCTTCGCCGTCTGCACCGTGTTGCTGCTCGGCCATGGTGACGCACTCGTCCTGCGCGGACGCGCAGCGGACTACCTGGCCCTTGGCGCAGGGGCGGCGTTCGCCGGCGCGCATGCCCTTACGCACCGCATGTCCGCCCGAGCCCCGAAGGCGCCGCAGCCCGACGTGTGACAACTCCCCCTGTCGCACCGTGCCGGGCGATCACCCGGCACGCCCTCCCCCTCAAGTCTTCGGAGAGACCGTCATGTTGCACTTCGACCCCGCCACCACGAGCGGCTCGGCCGTCGCGTCCCTGTTCCGCGTGTGGTGCTCCCTGCGTGAGACCGGTCCCGGGCACCGGCCGGAGGCTGCGGAGCTGGCCGGCGCCGTGGAGGAGATGTTCGCCAGCGTCGGCCTGGACCCGGACGGCCCCCCTGCGCAGGTCGAGCCGCCCGGCACGGGAGAGGTGTTCACGGTCTTCGGTCTGCGGTACGACCGAGCCGACGCGCTGCTGGTCGCCGGTGTCATTCCGGGCGAGCACGCCGCTGCCGCTGTCGAACTGGACAGCGACGAGACCGACTTCACCCGGTGGATCGACACCTTCCGCGCCGAGTCCGGGGACGCGGCCGCCAAGGCCGCGCGAGCACAGGTCGAGGGCGGGGACTACTGAGACACCCACACCAATTCTGTTGCGTATTAACGTTCCAATGTGTAATGTGATTGCACGTCGGGTCCGGCGTTCACCGGCGCCCCAGACCTGGACCACTCCCCTCCCTTCCTCCAGCTCAGGAGACGACTGTGCCTACCCCTGTCGTGACCCGCACCCCCGACCGCCGCGTACCCACCGAACGCGGACTTCGGACCCGCCAGAGCCTGATGGAGGCGACGCTCGAACTCCTCGCCACCCGGTCCTACCGCGACATCAAGGTGCTGGACATCGCCCGGGCGGTGGGCACGTCGCCCGCGACGTTTTACCAGTACTTCCCCGACGTCGAGGGCGTCGTCCTCGAAGCGTCCCGGTTCCTGGTCGCGGAGACGAACGCGGCGCTCGACGCCTTCGAGGACGGTTCCTGGTCCTCGGACGGACTGCCCGGCGCCGCCCGGCTCGTCGACGCAGTACTCGACGGCTGGAGCGATCACCTCCCGGTCATGCGCGTGCTGACCGCCGTCGCCGCCGAGCGGGACCCCCGCTTCGTCAAGGCGTACTTCGCGGCCACCCGGCCCGTCGTCCGTGCCCTGACGGCGGCCACCACCCAGACGACCACGCCCGACGACGAGGGCAAGGAACTGGTCCACGCCCTCGTTTCCGGCCTGACCGCCGCCGCCGGACACGAGAACGCCGGAAGCGTCCAGGGGCTGACCAAGCGCCAGCGTCGCCGGGGGCTCGCCCGCCTCGTCCACGCCGCCGTGACCACGGCCGACGCCTAGAGCTCACGCTCCGCCACCAGCCGCAATCCCAGGGAGCCCACCTTGATCCAGCCAGCCTCTCTCGCCCTCGGCTTCGGCCTCGGCGT from Streptomyces mirabilis encodes the following:
- the ligA gene encoding NAD-dependent DNA ligase LigA; the encoded protein is MTTLPAAQALSAASSRTEYEAALQLLRDASRTYYGDGDSVLDDVSYDQLRRSVQAWEQEHPAEVSPDSPTGLVADGAAPVGDVAHTTRLLSLDNVFDAEGLVAWGVSVERRLTRAPKGGFTVEPKIDGAAVAARYRSGRLVQIITRGDGSHGEDISHVIGQIDGLPEQLTEPVTIEVRGEVAFTQAQFETANEVRAAHNAQVFANPRNGTAGTLRAKDRPYRLRMTFWAYGAVELDAVAYLPAGATHAETLAAVAAVGIQTTADSAAGLHVVADLAAAQERVDAIAAMRAELPVGIDGVVIKMNDAAEQAAAGFGSRFPHWAIAVKLAAVERQTVLEDVVWQVGRTGVLAPTAILTPVEIDGSTVTRATLHNPADIRRRDLHIGDTVTVYKAGDIIPRVQGAVVQLRPAGALEVPLPEVCPNCGGKINKAQERWRCAQGSACALPALIQYAAGRDMLDIDGLGPAYVAALVASGDVADVADLFTLTAEQLTAASGSAKLAAKLAQQIEAAKALPLSRVFCALGVLGTGRSMSRRIARHFGEMNDIRQADAAAMQDVEGIGPEKAPVIVEQVAALAPVIDKLIAAGVNMKEPSPGVGEGPLTGKVVVVTGKMTGVLAAFTRTEMNSLIEKAGGRAGSSVNAKTSILVAAPSAGGKPSSKAVKAAELGVEVRTPEDFAEMVADYLA
- a CDS encoding TetR/AcrR family transcriptional regulator translates to MPTPVVTRTPDRRVPTERGLRTRQSLMEATLELLATRSYRDIKVLDIARAVGTSPATFYQYFPDVEGVVLEASRFLVAETNAALDAFEDGSWSSDGLPGAARLVDAVLDGWSDHLPVMRVLTAVAAERDPRFVKAYFAATRPVVRALTAATTQTTTPDDEGKELVHALVSGLTAAAGHENAGSVQGLTKRQRRRGLARLVHAAVTTADA